TTGAAAGCGACGGACTTAATGGAATTAGCTGGAGAACTGTTGGAAAAGACATCAGAGCCTCTGGAAGCTATTAAATGCTACTCTCAAGCTGGAGTATTCGCAAGAGCATTGGAATTGGCTAGAAAGGTGGATCCTACTTCGGTAGTTGACCTTGAACGAGAATGGGGCAAGCACTTGGCCTCTGCTGGGCACTATGATGCAGCTATTAATCATTTTATAGAGGCAGGAGAAACTGCTCTGGCTCTGGATGCTGCTATCAATGCACGACAGTGGAGAAAAGGGCTACAGATCATACAGGTAAAGATTTCTTCACATTTGCctatttttctataattaacAGATTACGGAAGATCTCAATATGCGGAAATACCCAATATACATGCAATATTCAAAATAAAGTACTTGTTAATACTAGTATTTTTAAAAGGTGATCGAGGATGATGATCCCACAATAAGGAAACAGTGCGAGAAACTGGCCGAATATTTCGCCTCCATACACGAGAAGAACTTGGCAGAAAGGCTTTTCATTCGATCCGGAGATGCCAGACGTGCAGTTGATGTTCACGTACAAAATGGCAACTGGAGTCGTGCTCATGAAGTAGCTCAAGAGTATATGACTCCTGATGAAGCGAACGAAGTCCTGTTAAAACATGCTACAATCCTCTGTGAAACAGGAGATCTGAAACACGCAGAGGAATTATATCTTGCCATTGGCAAATATGATTCGGCTATAGCGATGTACAGAAAGGCTAGTCGGCGTGCAGATATGATTAGATTAGTAGCAAAATATAGGCCAGACCTTTTGGAGACCACTCACGCGCATTTAGCCAGAGAATTGAATGAGTCTAGCAAGCCTCGTGAGGCTGAGGATCATTACCTTGCAGCTGGTGATTGGAGAGGAGCGGTGACTGCTTATAGGGCAGCCAACATGTGGGAGGATGCTCTTCGTGTAGCGAAACAGCATGCTGGAGATAACGCAGCCCAACAGGTCTCGATTACTAGACACTTATctttaaaaaatgcaaaagtgtataaaatgcatattatatgcatatataattaaaaaattctgaTTTCTATATAGGTAGCTTTAATATGGGCACGTACATTGGCACCAGAATTAGCAGCCAGGCTGCTTATGCGGCTGAACTACTTAGATGGCTGTCTGCAGCTAGCTTGTGAAGCTGACTTGTTCGATTGGGCTTTGGAAATTGTCAAATATGGGAGTACTGATCAGATGAAAGAAGTTCACTATAGACACGCCATGGCACTGGAAGATGCAGGTCATTTCTCTGAAGCAGagaaagaatttattaaagcTGGAAGAACCATGGAGGCTGTTCAGATGTATATTCATACTCGAGATTGGGAGGCTGCTGAAGATGTAGCTCAATCAATTAACCAAGATGCAGTTGCTCAAGTCCTCATTGCCAGGGCTAGTGAAGCAGTTGAAGGACAGGACTATTCCTTGGCCGAGACTTTGCTATTGAGAGCCCATAAACCCGAAATGATTATTGAACACTACAAGGTGATTATTTGATAATACATACTGTGTATATTGATTCATTTCTTAAATGCTTCTTGAATATTACAGAAAGCAGGAATGTGGTCTGAGGCGCTACGCGTTTGCAGAGAATACCTACCGAGTCAACAAGCGAATCTCAGGCGTGAACTTGGTCAAATAAGCGCCTCTCTTGCTGGTGCAAACGCTTTTGAAGAAGCCAGAAAGTGGTTAGAAGTTGGTGAAGTGCGAGCTGCTCTCGATATCTTAATTCTAGATCCTCAAGCGCCCAGGTCGTCTCTTATCAAGGCTGCTGACATTCTACTTCATCAAGCTGATTCAGAAACTGTTGCTCAAATCGGTGGAGATCTTGGCTCGCGTTTGTTTGCTATTGGAGAATATGCTGTTGCTGCTCAGGTTGCCATCTTACAATTGAATATCTTACAAATAAAAGATTGATTTAATTtcacaaatttaatttctttcttatttccttTAGGTATTCTTACAGGCAGACAAATTGAAAGATGCTATCGATTCATTGGCTTCTATTGGAGAGTGGGAAAAGGCCAAGAGAATTGTGAATGAACTGGCACCAGATATAGAACCTTATTTGGAAGAGAAGTATAAGGAAGCAATGCTGAGGGATGGACAAATAGATAGACTTGTAGAAATAGATGCAGATGCAGGACTTGAGATACTAGCTAATAAAGGTCAATGGAACCAAGTATTCGAGACTGCAAGCACTCAAGGAACTCAGGTTTTGCACAAATATGTGGCACAAAGAGCGGTTCAACTATTGAAAGGGAACGCTCCACTAGATGCTTTGCAATTGTATGTTAAGTATGGTACTCCTCCCATCCAGCAAAATTTTAATCTCTACTTACAGTTGTCTGAAAGCATTTTAAATTCAGAGGTAAGAATAGCATACTGATAAACTTGGTAAAAAAGAAATAGTCAGCTGGAAGCTGTTTTGTTTCAGGCATATTATGAATACAGATACTTAAGTCACTTGAGAACTGTACTCTTGGATCTTTGGAAGAATTTAAAATCATTAGAATCAAGTCAAAAATCGAAATTTGAGAGAGTACTCAAAGCTACTCATTATTCAGCAGTGAAATGTGGTTGTCGTGATTATCCTGTACTTTCTGGCCTGGTCTTAAAAGCCTCCATTACTTTACTGAGGTACACTGACCTTCTTCTTGCTGATAGAGCTTACTATGAAGCAGGGATAGAAGCACGTACAGCTGGGAAGAACAGTGAAGCCTTTGTTTTTCTAAACCATTTCCTGGATTTAGAGGAATGCATAGAAGAAGGTGATAGTACCGTGTTGGATGTTGAAGATTTAGCTGTAACAGACTTCCCTGTGGAGGTTCCTCTGCCAGAGACATTGAGTTTAACAGCAGAACAGAGAGAAGAAGTCCGTGAATGGGTTCTTGCTGTATCTATGGATCAAAAAGTGGAGCAGGTTCTGCCCACAGATCACAGAGGAGTCTATGTAGGTTCATTGACTGCTCACTCTGTTGATTCTGGAAGTCTTCAAGCTTGCATCTTGACTGGGTATCCCATTCGAGGTTCAATCATTAAATTTTCAGaggtattttataaattctaccagtgaattttatttcttttttaatctttttcaaaGTATAATGATAAATTGCTATCTGTAAAGGTTCAGCATGTGGCAGATCGTGATGACTGGACAAAGTTGACTAATACTGCACGCCAAGCTCCTCAGGATTCAAATCTTAATGATATTCTAGCTTTCATTCAAGAATGGTTCGGAGCAATTCCCAACTATTCTTTTTAAAGGCATATGGTGTTACTTATTGTTACAGTTTCCAAAATAGAAAAGTATGAGTTTCTATGTAAATATAAGTGTATTAATGTAAGTATAAACaagattaaattattaataaaatgaatataaatgaaatatatttaaaaactagCAGTGACCTTCTAATGATAAGGTAACGCAGAAAGAAAACGACCTCATTTCTctagaatttatttaaataaggctgcattatgtaaataattactCTAACTTAAGCATAAATAGTTTCTATGCAATGTGAATATACATGCAACGTGTGTCCACGGGATTTCTCATGTCTTATCGTTAAAGTGACTCTATGTATAACGATCGACCCTAACGAGTTATCAAGATAACTATCACTCGTTGTCTGAACACCTATCCGCGATggatgtttatatttatacgaCTACTCAGTGATGACTATGGGCGTATTGCATTTTTATACAGAGATAATATGTATATCTCGAAAATAGTAGTACAAGCTAGAAATGATAAACTAAATAACGCACAATGCTCTTTTTTGAGTTCCTCTTTGCATTACATTCCTTTTATCCAACCGCCTTTGATCGTTTTTAATACCTTATTATTTACACCTATTTTAAGTgtaaataaaacataaaataacaGATAAAGGGAAAAATTAGTGAAagctaaattaattttatgcagacacaaatattgaaaaattaatgCTATGAAATTTAACAGTGCTCATCATTTTACCCTTGGTAAAACATCAAGACAATATGGCTGTATTATTCACCTTGATTATGACACTTGTGAAAATAAAGAGGCATCATTGAACAGAGAGAATGCGTTTGATTTAGTTTTTATTAAGTATCTGGCATTTCTTGCTTATACCATCATTTCCTAAATATTTTGTGTAAATATACAAGAAGTGCCTTAAAAGATTTACTGTAAATAAGATTTCCAAGTGAAAAACAAGATATTAAGGATTCTACTTGGCTATCTGGtcatagaatttttaaattatttaagagTTACAAAGTTACTAatcaattctataaaaatatcagAAATCATCTGATTTTTCACTCAAAGATCTATTTCTTCCTATGATACAGTATACTTCAGGAGACACTTTGTATGCAGTTTACAATAACTGAATATACAAAGCATTTGATAAATAGTGCATTTCCTGGTAATAAGGAAATTTTTTCCTTATCTATCTCATACCAAGTATGCAAAGAAATTCCCCATTTGTATAACATTATGTTAAGcctataattttataaacacATTTTCTTCCTCTATTAACATTTGTTAATCACCTTCTACCCTGTTCAATTAAATAATCACAATTAATTTGCAATTtggaatgttttatataattttcaattacaataaaataattcagatttaaaaaaattatatcgaaaTGGTGCATAAGATAATTAAATGTGAATTTAAATGTAAACAATTTACTTAAACATAAATCTACTATTATCAGTGTCTTCTTTTCAAACACATATAACACATTATGTTATATCCAGAAAATACTCTATTTATTAAATACTCTGCACACATATTGTATCAGGACTACAAAACTCCTCACTCGAAGTTTCCTCTTTCTTATAAAAATGAAGAATATGTTAAATACGAAGGAGGTTCTGAACATATACAgtacatacatattatacttTGCCTTTAGGATTTTACTAAAACGTATTTTACTTTGTCATCCTGTCTTAAATATCGAACAGTtcccgtatttaataattcttcttttatttcttgagagaaaatatttcaattaaactaTTTCATTTCAATTCGCATTACAATATATGCAGGAGAAATTCTTGCAAGAAGTACAAGTCATAGCTACTTGCAAATTAAAGATAAAAGAAGATACCACATAAAGTATTcaaatgtaaattcttatagtAGCATAGAAACTTGTATGATACTGTTCATGTCCTATCCTAATAATCTAAAAAAAGCAATTTAGACTTAACTCCATGGAATTTTCCATATTTACCAACTACGACCAATTCAAATTGCAAGAATTTCTTCTATAATCTTTAAAATGAaccaaaaaattgtataatctcACTCTTTATAAAGACTCATTACTACTGCTGCGTGATCCTGAATACCGGACCAATTCTCAGGAAGAATCTCCGCAACACGGACCTTAATTCCGGTTTGAGATCAAAGCACATAACCTCACAAAGTAATGGGTAACAGCTAGATGCGTGGACTGCAAACCGATTGTCGCTCATCTTTAGGATCCTCGTGAGAAGCAACAACAATATCGGAGTCCAAGCATCTCGGTGAGCTTCGTTGGAAAGTGCTAGGAAATATTCCAGTGCTTCACAAGCCACTTCAACAAGCCTGGTTTCCACTTTGCTCCAGTCAGCTCTGTGGGCTTCGTCACTATACATCTTAAAGAGGATTCTCAATGCACAGGCTAATGACTGTGTTTCTTGTTTAAGCAAATTTGGTTTCACGTTGCCTCGGAAACCAGCTTTCCACAGCGCATTCCGTTGTTCATGGTTGGAATTGAAACTCTTCGCAAATCTATGGGATTTCAACAAACATTCGACTAACTGTAATAGATGCGTAGTAGTCAGAGCACAGTACATGCCCTGTTCCTCCTTCTGTTGGTCTGCACCAGCTCTTACACCCAATTCAGAGGACTTCCCATTAAACATGTCCGCCTGTGCCAATGCTAGATTCTCCTGGTCTTCCTTCCTGGACGTAGCTGGGTAGAACACAATGTTGTCTATTGTTTGAATCAGCTCCAACTGCACCAcacatttaattaataatgcGGAAAAAACTTTGTTTTTCGCGGTCTCGCCGTTTGTTAAACTTTGAGAGCTATTGCTTCTTTTGAGGATCCCCATATGGCTGTCTGCATCTCCTGTGATTACATCTAGGTCAGATTCCTTATTAGGCGACTGAGGTTTCCAAGTGAGTAAGGCGGATGGCAGGGTGCTCTCGAAGATATCGAGGACACAACTACAGGTCTTCTCCCAAGTTTGCTCGTCGAACTTGATGCCATTGCTGATCACCAAGTTCTCTAGGCAGTTGGTTCCCGAACGTGCCAACTGCTCGTTGTCCTGTTGCACGCACCAGAGCAGTTGAGAGTACAGCTGCTCTAGTAGAAGAGGCCCCAAAGTGTCGTAGAATTGTGAGAACACATCGACGATTGCGTACAGAGCGTGGTTACACGTTGTTGTCATCCATTCTGCTTTCTGAAATATTAACATGGATGCTCATATGTTCACTACAAGAATTATTGTACTGTAGCGACACGCGAGCAGGACAAATTCAAATCCTATTATTGTTTCGAAGTATCATGACCGTTAGGTCACAGATATTGCAAGGAGTAatgaactccgagcaaaacaatgtcgccgctactttcaaccgtcaaacgcagtcgagttcaaacttTCCAACTGTCCCCAGTATaaaccagtataaataaacaaacgaaatgacGAGCGACAGAGTTCAGCGATCGCAGCATAAGCATACAGACGCATCAGACGTGTATACGGAGTTTCTTGACACGCGCGTATTTATTTCGTAAGACTTATTATATCTGGACTTGTGCTTTGTGTCGAATTCATATCGTTAATAAATTGCTCACAAACAATTAGACTGTTATTCGTGATATCCGGTAAGATCAATCCTCTACAGTACATTATTTGGAGTGCCAAATATAATCATCAGTGCCAAAGATAATTTATATATCATGCAGACCAAAAAAAAGCAGCagtgttaaaaataaattttttcacgCACCTCTGTATGTTGTTCAGGAAGTTTCATGTTGTCAAAGATTCTGAACAGGACTTGGAAGAGATCTTTCCACCAATGGGGTTTAAAAGAAGCTCCATGTGTTTTCACGACGTCGAAAAGAACGGTCAGCGCTCGTGTTCGAACGTCCAACTTACACCTACTCACTATACACGATAACTCGAACAACAGCGGGAACCATCCTCTAAcctatataaataaaatcttcgagtagtaaattttttataataaaaagttCACCGAATGTACCTAGTGGACAAGTTTCAAGGATTTGAAAAAAATTggggatatataaaaaaaaatatgagatCTTTACCCAAGCTCTATCTTCTTCAGACACCATTCCACTATCATCCATCATGCCCTCCGCGAAGAGATTTGGATTGGCATCGATATATGACGCGCAAGAACGTATCAATCTTATGGCCTCCATACTTGTCTCGGGGAAGGAGGCGTTGCAAGCAAATTCACTGAGG
This genomic stretch from Bombus vancouverensis nearcticus chromosome 16, iyBomVanc1_principal, whole genome shotgun sequence harbors:
- the Oseg2 gene encoding intraflagellar transport protein Oseg2 isoform X1, coding for MLLKYLGNVTPPYEYENRVVGISWSPNSLKLAVASSDRSIYLFDENCVKRDKFSTKPVDSKFGKKSYVVKGIAFSPDSTKIAVGQTDCIVYVYKIGEQWGEKKVICNKFRQSSPVTCLIWLTEGPIIVGLVDGKVRIALVKTQKAQTLYTADSTTIALASNVRGTGFLSSHADGSIIKYHLTADGNHEPSGRICTHTVPAYALAWTQSHILAAGCDRRVSFYDSRGKLVKNFDYSRENEKEIAVACCSPSGQSVAIGSWDKIRILDWSPRRSIWEEANTRSLPNFYTVTAISWRRDGSRLLVGSLCGAVEQFETVLKRTVIRGSHEVAYVGPSQVVIRPLQEGNRPVIIRSQTGYEIEDVKVLGRADNNVIARTANTLLLADIELNLISEISWEDKSNSEKFFFEYPRVCLIFCSGELTIVEYGNNEALGSVRTEAVNPHVVSVRINERQAAEAPDNKRLAYLLDPRTVRIMDLVTGLTVTLVSHDVRVDWLELSETGHRLLSRDKRARLWLSDELGGRILLLTGVSFASWVLGSDVVVAQTGQTLAVWYNVDDPEVATLIPVRGDAIDISREDGRTTVTVEEAGSKVAYLLDEPLIEFGTALHDNDFGRALLFLEDLADRPQAEAMWENVARNAMAARQLLIAARCYAALGDVACSRFLKNIIEIGEKYRAETGHDPLSSPDCWAKLAILNGELKTAEAIYLEQNELGQALDMYQKYWHWEDALILAQNRGWPGLQELRDRHLTWLLESGQTARAAAILEPTNPRRAVKLYLDAHRPGRAARLVLANPDLLEDRSIVNEIVRVLKATDLMELAGELLEKTSEPLEAIKCYSQAGVFARALELARKVDPTSVVDLEREWGKHLASAGHYDAAINHFIEAGETALALDAAINARQWRKGLQIIQVIEDDDPTIRKQCEKLAEYFASIHEKNLAERLFIRSGDARRAVDVHVQNGNWSRAHEVAQEYMTPDEANEVLLKHATILCETGDLKHAEELYLAIGKYDSAIAMYRKASRRADMIRLVAKYRPDLLETTHAHLARELNESSKPREAEDHYLAAGDWRGAVTAYRAANMWEDALRVAKQHAGDNAAQQVALIWARTLAPELAARLLMRLNYLDGCLQLACEADLFDWALEIVKYGSTDQMKEVHYRHAMALEDAGHFSEAEKEFIKAGRTMEAVQMYIHTRDWEAAEDVAQSINQDAVAQVLIARASEAVEGQDYSLAETLLLRAHKPEMIIEHYKKAGMWSEALRVCREYLPSQQANLRRELGQISASLAGANAFEEARKWLEVGEVRAALDILILDPQAPRSSLIKAADILLHQADSETVAQIGGDLGSRLFAIGEYAVAAQVFLQADKLKDAIDSLASIGEWEKAKRIVNELAPDIEPYLEEKYKEAMLRDGQIDRLVEIDADAGLEILANKGQWNQVFETASTQGTQVLHKYVAQRAVQLLKGNAPLDALQLYVKYGTPPIQQNFNLYLQLSESILNSEAYYEYRYLSHLRTVLLDLWKNLKSLESSQKSKFERVLKATHYSAVKCGCRDYPVLSGLVLKASITLLRYTDLLLADRAYYEAGIEARTAGKNSEAFVFLNHFLDLEECIEEGDSTVLDVEDLAVTDFPVEVPLPETLSLTAEQREEVREWVLAVSMDQKVEQVLPTDHRGVYVGSLTAHSVDSGSLQACILTGYPIRGSIIKFSEVQHVADRDDWTKLTNTARQAPQDSNLNDILAFIQEWFGAIPNYSF
- the Oseg2 gene encoding intraflagellar transport protein Oseg2 isoform X2; protein product: MLLKYLGNVTPPYEYENRVVGISWSPNSLKLAVASSDRSIYLFDENCVKRDKFSTKPVDSKFGKKSYVVKGIAFSPDSTKIAVGQTDCIVYVYKIGEQCVRGTGFLSSHADGSIIKYHLTADGNHEPSGRICTHTVPAYALAWTQSHILAAGCDRRVSFYDSRGKLVKNFDYSRENEKEIAVACCSPSGQSVAIGSWDKIRILDWSPRRSIWEEANTRSLPNFYTVTAISWRRDGSRLLVGSLCGAVEQFETVLKRTVIRGSHEVAYVGPSQVVIRPLQEGNRPVIIRSQTGYEIEDVKVLGRADNNVIARTANTLLLADIELNLISEISWEDKSNSEKFFFEYPRVCLIFCSGELTIVEYGNNEALGSVRTEAVNPHVVSVRINERQAAEAPDNKRLAYLLDPRTVRIMDLVTGLTVTLVSHDVRVDWLELSETGHRLLSRDKRARLWLSDELGGRILLLTGVSFASWVLGSDVVVAQTGQTLAVWYNVDDPEVATLIPVRGDAIDISREDGRTTVTVEEAGSKVAYLLDEPLIEFGTALHDNDFGRALLFLEDLADRPQAEAMWENVARNAMAARQLLIAARCYAALGDVACSRFLKNIIEIGEKYRAETGHDPLSSPDCWAKLAILNGELKTAEAIYLEQNELGQALDMYQKYWHWEDALILAQNRGWPGLQELRDRHLTWLLESGQTARAAAILEPTNPRRAVKLYLDAHRPGRAARLVLANPDLLEDRSIVNEIVRVLKATDLMELAGELLEKTSEPLEAIKCYSQAGVFARALELARKVDPTSVVDLEREWGKHLASAGHYDAAINHFIEAGETALALDAAINARQWRKGLQIIQVIEDDDPTIRKQCEKLAEYFASIHEKNLAERLFIRSGDARRAVDVHVQNGNWSRAHEVAQEYMTPDEANEVLLKHATILCETGDLKHAEELYLAIGKYDSAIAMYRKASRRADMIRLVAKYRPDLLETTHAHLARELNESSKPREAEDHYLAAGDWRGAVTAYRAANMWEDALRVAKQHAGDNAAQQVALIWARTLAPELAARLLMRLNYLDGCLQLACEADLFDWALEIVKYGSTDQMKEVHYRHAMALEDAGHFSEAEKEFIKAGRTMEAVQMYIHTRDWEAAEDVAQSINQDAVAQVLIARASEAVEGQDYSLAETLLLRAHKPEMIIEHYKKAGMWSEALRVCREYLPSQQANLRRELGQISASLAGANAFEEARKWLEVGEVRAALDILILDPQAPRSSLIKAADILLHQADSETVAQIGGDLGSRLFAIGEYAVAAQVFLQADKLKDAIDSLASIGEWEKAKRIVNELAPDIEPYLEEKYKEAMLRDGQIDRLVEIDADAGLEILANKGQWNQVFETASTQGTQVLHKYVAQRAVQLLKGNAPLDALQLYVKYGTPPIQQNFNLYLQLSESILNSEAYYEYRYLSHLRTVLLDLWKNLKSLESSQKSKFERVLKATHYSAVKCGCRDYPVLSGLVLKASITLLRYTDLLLADRAYYEAGIEARTAGKNSEAFVFLNHFLDLEECIEEGDSTVLDVEDLAVTDFPVEVPLPETLSLTAEQREEVREWVLAVSMDQKVEQVLPTDHRGVYVGSLTAHSVDSGSLQACILTGYPIRGSIIKFSEVQHVADRDDWTKLTNTARQAPQDSNLNDILAFIQEWFGAIPNYSF